The DNA window GGTGTCCCCAAAATACCCGTGATGGCCTCTGCGTCCAGCCAGAGCTGCTCGGCGAGGCCGCCTGAATGCAGGCTGTCCCTTTTTTTGGGGGTTTGGATTTAATCTCTTACTTCTTTGTGATTagagaggcagagctgagctgtgagACCCCGGGTGCCCCAGCAGTCCCAGCCATGCTTCCCAAGGGGGTCGGGGCAGCGTGGGCCCGGCGGGCTGGTGGCAGATAACGCCGTgtcccggccgccgccgctccctATCAGCGTGCCGCCGGTGCCAGACGGGCTCAGGCCCGGGGCCGCCAGGATGGGGTTTCCCATTTATTTTCGCACGCCTTGTTTTCTTTCCGGTTTGACGCCGTCCTGAGCGGCGGCAGGAGCAGGGCCCGGGCCCCTGAGCCTCATTTCCTCGCCATAAAACAACAAAGCGCAGCGCCGGGCTGGGCCGGCGGGGCACCGGGTCAGGCcacacgctgctgctgctcccaggtcCTGCCGGGCGCTcggccacccccagccctgggacGGCAGCCGTGCCCTCCCGAGGGATAGATCCAGGGCTCTTggagctggaaggagctggggttgtGCTGTGGATGGAGATGCCCCAGCGGATGGGCTGCCCGGATGTTTTGGCCCCGTTTCTGTGTCCCGGTGCAGAGCCATCACTGAGTCGCgctctcccagctctgctttgcccACCTGGCCTCAGGCTGAGCCCCGACGAGGCTGAGCCTCGTGGCTCAGTGCCTCCCCTTGACCCCAGAGCACAGGCACCCCCAGAGCTGCTTGTTGCCTGCATGACATGCTCGTGGAGCTCCCACAACGTGCTCGCTTGGCACCACCGCTGCCCGTAGCCAGTCCCCACGTTGGGCAGCGGGATGCATCCTCTCTCCGCGCACACATCTTTGAGCAGGACACAGTGGGGCTCACCCCCTCATCCCGGCATCCCCAACGGGGCACCCCGTTCCCCTCGGCTCCCCCCACAAGCCGGGGCGATGCCGTCCCGTTACCAGGCGGGTGCTTGGCGAGGGCATGGCCCGGGCAGGGCGCGTGGCTCCGACTGGGGCTGGAGGGCGGGCGGGGGTCTCGGGGCACCCACCCCTGCTCCGGGCCGCGAGCAGGGGGTTGGGAAAGGCGTGTGTTTCCCTTTAAGAGGCAGGCCCTGGAGCTGCTTCCTCTCAGCCTTTGCAAGAGCCCCAAACACACCGCACCGCCTGCAGCCTGCCCGCTGCCTGCCGCTGCTGCCCGGCGTGAGTAGGGCTCGGTCCCGGGGACGGGCGCGGGGCGGGCTGGCACCCCGGGGTGCGGCACCCGGCGGGGTGCGGAGGGCCGGGAGGGCTGGCATCGCTTTGGGGCTGCCGGGCATCACCGCGGAGGCTGCCGGGCATCACCGCGGAGGCTGCCGGGCATCGCCGTGCAGGCTGCCGGGCATCGCCACGGTCGAGGACGCCGGCTCTCCGTCACGTCCCCACGCCGCCATCCGCTTGCGGGTGGTGAAGAGACTTGGGATGCAGCGGGGTGAGGTCCGGCGTCCCCGTCCCGAGGCGCGAGGCTGCCGGTGCCTCGagcccgcgccgccgccccgccagCGCTCGGCGGCACACGGCGGCGTGCGCATGGCCGCGGTGCCTCGAGCAGCGCCGTGACGCCCCGCTCGCACCCGCCTCGCGGCCGGCACCAGTGCCCACCCCGCGCCCTCCGTCCTGGGGTCATGAAGCTCTCGGGGATGGGGTTTTTGGGGTTGGCTGTGCATGGGCTGCACCCACAGGGTGGTGGCACCGGGCGAGGAGGAGAGCCCCGGGTCGGGCACCCCGCggtgggagcagggggctgcacgtcccggccccggcggcgTGGCTGGATGTcaccgctgtccccagcccGGTCCCCGCTGTGCCGGCCAGCCCCCCGTGCCCGCACCTTGGGGCACCCTCGTGGTGCTCGTAAACCTTGTCCGAGCGGGGGGCACGGGTGTCACATCCCTGCCTGCTTTGGAGGGGGGCTGCGGAGGCTGGCCGGGTGCCGTGCCCCCTCTGCCGGCTCTGGGGAAGGCTGCAGGCCGGCAGGTAGCGATGTGCCTGTCCTGGGGGACACCGCGCtgggcacccttgggtgcccgTGGGGGCCGAGCTGGGGGCAGCGACCCCATAGGTGGGTCCCCGGTGCCGTGGGGCAGCCGCGCTTCTCCCAGGGGCCGTGGTTTGCGGCGAGCTCGTTGTATGGGGACAGCCCCTGCTGCGTCTGGGGCGGGAAGTGGCACCCGGCCCTGGATGGGAGCTGGGGGTCTGCGGCcaggccgggggctgcccccgctgccccggccccgcacaAAGCCGGGCGGCCCCGAGCTCTCCTCCCCTGCTCGGCTGCACGCTCTGCTGCCTCTGTAAGCTGAGCCTGCCGCCCGCAGCCGGGCTCGGCCACCGTGCTCCCCGTGTGCCCCAGGGGAGGCgttcccagtgctcccagtccGGAGGACGCCCTGGGGTCCTGCTTTCCCTGGCGGGTGCTGTCCTATTCCCTGCTGCGCCCCCAGCTCTGCGGGCTGGCCGAGccgtggtgctggtggcagtgaGCACCCCGTCGTGCCAGGGAGCACTGTTCCTTTTGGGGTCACCCTGCAGCATGGCGGGTGGCCATCGTGGGGGCTGTTAAGGGGCTGCTGGGGTAGCACCGGTGCCTCTCCAGGTGTCGCCCCAGCCCTTTCCCTCTCTGCAGCCCGGGCTCAGGGtccagccccgctcccagccaTGCTGCTGCTCCCGCTGCTCCTTGAGgccaccctgctgcagctggccagCGGCTCCTACCACCCCTTCTACAACGGCTTCTACTACAACCACGTCATGAACGACAAGGGCAACGGGCATGAGAAAGGTACAGCAGGCACTGGGGGCGTTGGTGCAAGGGGCTGAATTGCCCCCACTGCCTCTAGGATGGGGTCGGGACCCACATTTTCAGGGGTAcgcagggctggaggagcacTGGGGGTGTTCAGGGATGCTCAGAGGTGGCTGGGGGGAGAGGTGAGGCCCAGCCCGTGACATCTTCCCTCCCTGTCTCCAGTGGCTTACTTCAACGGGGCAAAGCTGGTGGTGGAGACCCCCAGAGACCCCGTTTACAGCTCCAGCGGCGCCAACGTCACCCTGCCCTGCCACTACCGGTTCGAGCCTGACCAGGAGGGCAAGCGCAAGATCCGCATCAAGTGGTCCAAGCTGCGGGACGACTACACCAAGGAGCAGGACGTGCTGGTGGCCATCGGCAAGACCTACATGGCCTTCGGGGACTTCCGAGGCCGTGCCCACCTCCACCAGGCTGGCCGGCACGAGGCCTCGCTGGTCGTCAGCGACGTGCGCCTGCAGGACGACGGCAAGTACCGCTGCGAGGTCATCGACGGGCTGGAGGACGAGAGCGACGTGGTGGACCTCCGGCTGCAAGGTGGGGACGGGGCGGGGACCGGCGAGCGGGGACCCCTGCGGGGCAGCGAGGTGTTTGGGGGGAGAGCCCAGCCGGCCCCCGTGGgcaggaaggggctggggtGTGCGGGGTGATCCTCGGGGCTCAGagctctctgggatgggggTTTGGGGGTTCCCGTTGTCCAGCTGTCCCTGTGACAGTGGTACAGCCAGCCCCTTGTTGGTGGTGTTCCTGCGGTCTGTGAGTCCCCGTGGTGATGCTGCGTCCCCCTGGGACCCCTGTCTGTGTGTCCCTGGGTCTGTATGTCCCTGCAGTGGTGGTCTGAGCATCCCCAGGTGTTCAGGTGCCATCCCCACGAGGGAGGTGTGCGTGTCCCCAGGACGGAGCCACCagctgtccctgtgccaccaGATGTCGCTGGCATCTCGCTGCTGGTGGCTGCGTGCCCAGCGCACCCCGTCCGGCCCCGCCTGAGCCTGGGGCCgtgctgcctgggctgctgcaccctggggtgctccctgccccacagcgTGGGTTTGGGATGGGTCGGGGACCCGTGCGGGCTCCTGTTGTGGCCAGGGATGGCGTCGGGTTCGTGGGCCGCCCTGCGAGCCGGCTGAGCACCCCATCCGCCCCCAGGCATCGTGTTCCCCTACCAGCCTCCCCGCGGGCAGTACCGCCTCAACTTCCACGAAGCCGAGCGAGCGTGCCAGGAGCAGGGCGCCGTCATCGCCACCTTCAGCCAGCTCTTCCAGGCGTGGAGCGAGGGGCTGGACTGGTGCAACGCGGGCTGGCTGGCCGACGGCACCGTGCAGTACCCCATCCGCCTGCCCCGCAAGCCCTGCGGCGGGCTGCACCTCGCCCCGGGCATCCGCAGCTACGGCCCGCGCCACCGGCACCTGCATCGCTTCGAcgtcttctgcttctcctccgCGCTCAGaggtgggtgctgagccccggggGGGCGCTGGGGACGGGGCTGTGCCCCGCAGATGGCGTCCGGTGCCCCGCTGGTGGCATCCCGTGTCCTCCCTGCCCCTTGGGGTATAGGGCTCGCAGCCCGGCGGGGATGCTCCGGGTGACGCTCGGCACCGGGGGCTCCCCCCCTGATTCCCTCCGTCCCTCCTAGGAGAGATTTTCTACCTGGAGCGCCCGGCTGGGCTGACGCTGGAGGAAGCCAAGCAGGCGTGCCAGGACGCGGGAGCTGAGATCGCCAGGGTGGGACACCTCTACTCCGCCTGGAAGTTCCTGGGGCTGGACCGCTGCGACGCCGGCTGGCTGGCGGATGGCAGCGTCCGCTACCCCATCGCCAAGCCCCGAGCCAACtgcggccccgccgagcccggcGTCCGCAGCTTCGGCTTCCCCAGCAAGGgcaggtttggggttttctgcTACAAGGAGAGATAAGGAGCCGGGGGAGCTCCTTCTTGGCCAGAGGATGCTTCCAGCCCGAAGGTGCCTTGCACCGGGTGTTTCCCAAGGCTGTTTTGGGGGTGATTGTGGGGGGAGGCGGGGTGGGAGGAGGcttattttgtttgattttttaattttttttttcttcctttacattttACACTTTCTCAACGCAGcagggctcctggctggggcaTCTCGCTCCACGTACAGCGTGGGGCTGCTgctcggggccggggcagcccctCGCCCACGCCGGCCACCCTGCCGTTCCCGGGCTGTTTCTGCCCCCTTGTCCTTGGCCACGTTTCTGCCCCCTTGTCCCCTGCCACCCTGTCTGCAGGGGACCGGAGGCACAAAGCGGGTGCCTCTGCTGCAACCCATCCCCGGCTGTGGCCCTATACCCGTCCCATCCTGCTGGGGGATGCTGCTGTGCCCGTCCCCACGGGAGCCCCAGTGCCTTACCTCCGTGCGCCCCGCGCCCGGCCTCCGTGTGAACTCTGGTGCCTTCTTCTTCGAGCGTTTTGTTACgaaaagatgtattttcctGGAGCTCTTCTAATAAACGAGGGAGAAAGCCCCGGAGTGATGTGGCTGTGTCCCCACCTCTGTCCCAGCCTGGTGCTGTGGAGGGAGGATGTGGGGGTCCCCGGCAGGACTGCCAGGGTGCTCTCGGGGCCATGCATGTCTCCATCACCTCACCATCACCTCCTGGGGGGCTTCCCCTCATAACGAGTGCTAATTAACCCCCAGGGGCCGGGCCTGGAAGGCAGGGGGTGAGCATCTGCTGGCAATGGGATTTCTCGGTGTTGGGTTTTAGCTGTGGGGGGTGGATGGGGTTGACCCCTCCtgggcagctcctcctgccccagccccttccaAGACAAATCTGGGGAGTAGTTTCTCCTTTTCGGGTCCCCCTGCATTTCTCCCTTGTCCCCACAACTGCACCCCTGGGATCTGGCTGGGGCTGATGCATGATGCCCTGTGCAGCCCGTTTGGGCTCCCTTCCTTCCCCGTTCTCTTGCCATGGAAAACCCTccaccagccccccccccccagacacctcccaccaccccctttcccccccccaaaaaaaaaccaccacacaacCCTATCGGATTTGGCTCtctttattatttatcattctttcaaaataggatatgttcaaaaatataaataggtGCAGGGAACGCTGGTGCCCCGCACGGTCCCCTGGAAAGAGCACGTCGTCCCGGGGTGGGCGCTGCGCCATGGGGTGGCGGCGGGGAagcagagcggggccgggacccccgggtctcagcatccccccccccggctcccccctaccgcagcccccggcccccccggtACATTCACTGCCCATCTCCCCACCCGCCCCGACGCGCCGCAGCAGTAGGAggattctggaaaaaaaaaattaaaaataaaattaacccCAAAAGGTGCTGTCCACCCCGGAgattaaataacagaaataattacattgtTCGTGgataaaatcaggaaaaaaataatcatctttaTTATTTAACTTAACCCCCTGCCCTCTGCAAACCCACCCCCCTCCCTGTCCCCGAAGGCACGAAGATAATTGGAACCGGACGGTTAGTAAAAAGGCTGACTTCTAATTCGCTTTGCTTTGGTGCTtggaaaaacattaattttttttttcttttatatatatacacaaaggTGGGTTTGtctttaatataatttttttttccttatatgacaaaaagcaacaagaagaagaagaaatcgACTCTGTTAATATAACTGTTCTgtaaaaatctctttctctctctgtttgcCCCTCGGTGTCTCTCGCCCCGCTCTAATGGGTGGGTCTGTGCACGGCGCTGCCGCTGGGTCTCGACCGACTCCGGGGGCTCCTCTTGTATAGCCTGCGCTGGTAGCTGGAGGCTGCGGGGGGGAGAAAAGACACCTTGTTGGCAGCACAGACACTGCTTGTCCCGtgcaaaataaaatccctgGGAAAACAAGGGTGAGCacggggagcagagcagggtgtcCCAGCGGCAGCCAGCACACCACCGTCCCTTCTCTCGCCCCCCAATAGCTGCAGGAGGGTTCAGATGGGGGCAGCAGAAAGAGGGGAGCAGCctgagccccctgccctggtgcTTGGCAGAGCCAAGGCTGCATCGAGccctggctgccctgctgcctcctgcccctgctccccttctcctccctgcctggAGCTTTGTCCCCTCCGCCCCGggactgcagctggagcagcagctgggctgacACTTGACGGATGTGATTTGGCTGAAGGCGATGACATTGTTGGGAAGCTGCGAGCAGGGATGGGAGCGGGGTGTAGGCAGCCTGGGGATGGGCTGGGACGCCTCGTGGAGAGGGCTGGAGGGCCGAGAGGAGAGGGGCGAGGAGCCCAGCCCCGTCCCTCGGGGCAGCTCTGCCGCTGGGCTCCTGTGCACTCGGCAGCGTGCTGGGACGGGGGGACCCCGGGCACAGTGCCCTGCTCCTGTCCTCTGCTGATGCCAGAGCTCACCACTGCAGGAgtgttcctttttcttccctaagtAGCCTTGGCTCTTATTAagctcctttttccccttcctacAGCCCTATCTCGGGAAAACTTCCAGCAAGACAAGGGACCAGGGCATCCCTCTGGCTCGGAGCTACCCTGACCCCAT is part of the Cygnus atratus isolate AKBS03 ecotype Queensland, Australia chromosome 11, CAtr_DNAZoo_HiC_assembly, whole genome shotgun sequence genome and encodes:
- the HAPLN3 gene encoding hyaluronan and proteoglycan link protein 3 — protein: MLLLPLLLEATLLQLASGSYHPFYNGFYYNHVMNDKGNGHEKVAYFNGAKLVVETPRDPVYSSSGANVTLPCHYRFEPDQEGKRKIRIKWSKLRDDYTKEQDVLVAIGKTYMAFGDFRGRAHLHQAGRHEASLVVSDVRLQDDGKYRCEVIDGLEDESDVVDLRLQGIVFPYQPPRGQYRLNFHEAERACQEQGAVIATFSQLFQAWSEGLDWCNAGWLADGTVQYPIRLPRKPCGGLHLAPGIRSYGPRHRHLHRFDVFCFSSALRGEIFYLERPAGLTLEEAKQACQDAGAEIARVGHLYSAWKFLGLDRCDAGWLADGSVRYPIAKPRANCGPAEPGVRSFGFPSKGRFGVFCYKER